One window of Triplophysa rosa linkage group LG8, Trosa_1v2, whole genome shotgun sequence genomic DNA carries:
- the LOC130558558 gene encoding uncharacterized protein LOC130558558 isoform X2, producing MFTSHFISDSAQVAPPHCTDCTLGFQPTSCIDSVLEQDTTVKAICYQRRFHLQIVCRTIRMDCRKNDRGHEEQFYKGRHLKLNELREMDCSNEYLYKPHIPNYPKNVQFQVSHLRHDTNVSGLFGIMESCGFKKQGFSGRPNLVWWSLDISKRDITETENQYLQENRFDPGKSFLHHFTSSPAFLSSSRLGNFRFSMSIDELLQFYKNQFCEGQEPDIRVFETVVYKQEVMYVIVIHGPDARDLFSEYPLLQDTPDAVCVLRGNTIIWRAQAMSKTHRFRLSRYMKAHRLFKKQHQYYVWDHIGVAFHVPHGEVFSFSKEKLLESLWLCNGAEPKTNKEEFVKCDFFRIRPE from the exons ATGTTTACTAGCCATTTCATATCAGACTCAGCTCAg GTTGCCccgcctcattgcacagactgcACTTTGGGGTTCCAGCCCACCAGTTGCATTGACTCGGTGTTAGAACAAGACACAACTGTGAAAGCAATTTG CTACCAGAGGAGGTTTCATCTTCAAATCGTCTGCCGAACTATAAGAATGGATTGTCGGAAAAATGACAGAGGACATGAGGAACAATTCTATAAAGGGCGGCACCTGAAGCTTAATGAACTCAGAGAAATGGATTGTTCGAATGAGTACCTTTATAAACCTCATATCCCAAACTACCCTAAGAATGTGCAGTTTCAAGTGTCACACCTTCGCCATGACACTAACGTCAGTGGATTGTTTGGCATCATGGAAAGTTGTGGGTTCAAAAAGCAAGGTTTCTCAGGAAGACCAAATCTGGTGTGGTGGAGCCTGGACATTTCAAAAAGGGATATTACAGAAACTGAGAATCAGTACTTACAAGAGAACAGATTCGACCCTGGTAAAAGTTTCCTGCACCACTTCACTTCCTCCCCAGCGTTCTTGTCATCATCTCGCCTGGGGAACTTCCGCTTCAGTATGTCGATCGATGAGCTGCTACAATTCTACAAGAATCAGTTCTGCGAGGGCCAGGAGCCTGACATTCGTGTTTTTGAGACGGTGGTTTATAAGCAGGAAGTGATGTACGTTATTGTGATTCATGGTCCTGATGCACGAGATCTGTTCTCTGAGTATCCTCTACTTCAGGATACCCCAgatgcagtgtgtgtgttgcgtggCAATACCATTATTTGGCGTGCACAGGCAATGAGTAAAACGCATCGTTTCAGGCTGTCTCGTTACATGAAAGCACATCGGTTGTTTAAGAAACAACATCAGTACTATGTGTGGGATCACATTGGAGTCGCATTCCATGTTCCGCATGGTGAGGTTTTCAGCTTCAGCAAAGAAAAATTGCTTGAGAGTCTCTGGCTCTGTAATGGAGCAGAGCCAAAAACTAACAAAGAGGAATTTGTGAAGTGTGATTTTTTTCGCATCAGGCCTGAATAA
- the tmem67 gene encoding meckelin encodes MATGTLRDFMYGLFVIFLLKLNIFSCQQFSIAFQQPSDCRGENYFDISSLSCLKCGPNQISSNVKSGLTCECKTGFRVLVSNGASITCQQCRDANQGVTQDGYGCIQCPGSVSENGKCQCPKGNVLVERDGNGNLLNEARCEACSATEPSFSEPDTTGSRCVRCEDSFINSSQSCVCGTSNILAGGMCFSPNILPTSVASSVTYSQLALFVPSAWFSNFMYSSSAACLLFSNRTACQALGNMCVLNMHSFSSITNDACGLYNTIYRATAAQGSSQDISYWRSNLPWLYYGEQSGLASRILQTEPLPVGFSFKGAQKNTNIELLAAVYSMRGDFLRWESVSGGNLQLCPDTPARQQSAFTFGTAYKQTCVLSVSDLLIGYPEPVFYDVFLVIQSAQETRRLLAVPLLNVNQQFNGQFINQGSNMNNWYLTRRLMLVDTLSGREKSLSSTPRVIRVASNIKIGFKLVPNTQKGQVYPPLLTVDYSDILITDPSTQTVTVSFSLEYTMDQNEARIKTDIALGVLGGVAVVHSLLKTASWKRRIASPLIDLQTILKFLLFYAGDLANVFFIITVGTGLYWLIFFKAQQFVSMLLPLAAQEDRFVVYVGCAFALKTVQFLHKVFVQLSVDIFFIDWERPRGKASKHVDGSGEGKSQASPVSIWRTYFVANEWNEIQTFRKISPTFQVMAVLFCLEVVGFSSLALRDPSSNLRRSPEAYTPPYSLILRYGLASALWLSIGLIQMIFFTVFHERFIEDKIRQFVDLCSISNISVLLLSHRCFGYYIHGRSVHGHADTNMDEMNMNLKREADNLCGQRGLLPNSDTQTFQISITNRLRAQYDRILEPLTRRNGPSRLMDATASSCEQSTKAYHTMNRFLGSVIDHAHREMDYIVKDKLLFERLVGMEFIEPLDKSIFYNDDSHSFADVLFYGNEAVLLIFDTLFFCVVDMGSQNFILAAVLTYLQQLIFRLIRNGIGRRNLATKTLVDKRFLI; translated from the exons GACTGACCTGTGAGTGTAAGACTGGTTTCAGAGTGTTAGTCAGTAATGGAGCGTCCATCACCTGTCAACAGTGTCGTGATGCTAATCAG GGGGTCACACAGGATGGCTATGGGTGCATCCAATGTCCAGGAAGTGTGAGTGAGAATGGCAAGTGTCAGTGTCCTAAGGGAAACGTGCTGG TGGAGAGAGATGGAAATGGGAATCTGTTAAATGAAGCCCGATGTGAAGCATGCAGTGCAACAGAGCCATCTTTCTCTGAGCCAGATACAACCGGCAGCAG GTGTGTGAGGTGCGAAGATTCCTTCATCAACTCGTCTCAATCTTGTGTTTGCGGGACCTCAAACATACTG GCAGGAGGGATGTGCTTCTCTCCAAATATTCTGCCTACCTCAGTAGCCTCCAGTGTCACCTATTCTCAGTTG GCTCTCTTTGTCCCATCAGCCTGGTTTTCGAACTTCATGTATTCTTCTTCAGCTGCTTGTTTG CTGTTTTCGAACCGTACCGCGTGTCAGGCTCTAGGGAACATGTGTGTGCTGAACATGCACTCCTTCAGCAGCATCACCAATGATGCCTGTGGCCTCTACAACACAATCTACAGAGCAACAGCTGCTCAGGGCAGCAGTCAGGACATCTCCTACTG GAGGTCCAACCTGCCTTGGCTGTATTACGGAGAACAGTCTGGGTTAGCATCACGGATTTTACAGACTGAGCCACTTCCTGTTGGTTTCAGCTTTAAAGGTGCACAAAAG AACACCAATATTGAGCTGCTGGCTGCTGTGTACTCGATGCGTGGAGACTTTCTCAGGTGGGAGAGTGTCAGTGGAGGAAACCTGCAG CTCTGTCCAGACACACCTGCCAGACAACAATCTGCCTTCACGTTTGGGACCGCTTACAAACAGACT tGTGTGCTCTCTGTGTCTGATCTCCTGATTGGTTATCCAGAACCTGTGTTCTATGATGTCTTCCTGGTCATTCAGAGTGCTCAGGAGACCAGACGGCTTCTTGCAGTTCCTCTCCTAAACGTCAACCAGCAGTTCAATGGCCAGTTTATTAACCAGG GatctaacatgaataactggtATCTGACCCGGAGGCTGATGCTTGTGGACACATTGAGTGGCAGAGAGAAGTCTTTGAGTTCTACACCTAGGGTCATACGTGTGGCCTCTAACATAAAGATTGG GTTTAAGCTGGTGCCGAATACACAGAAAGGACAGGTGTACCCCCCTCTGCTGACCGTGGATTACTCTGATATACTTATCACTGACCCCAGCACACAGACTGTTACG GTGTCATTCTCTTTGGAGTATACAATGGACCAGAATGAAGCTCGGATCAAAACTGAT ATTGCACTAGGTGTGCTGGGTGGGGTGGCTGTTGTCCACTCACTATTAAAGACAGCAAGCTGGAAAAGAAGAATTGCTTCTCCCCTCATTGATCTGCAG ACCATTTTGAAGTTCCTGTTGTTCTATGCTGGTGATCTGGCAAATGTTTTCTTCATCATCACTGTGGGAACAGGACTCTATTGGCTCATTTTCTTTAAG GCTCAGCAATTTGTGTCCATGTTGCTGCCATTAGCAGCTCAGGAGGAtcgttttgttgtttatgtTGGCTGTGCCTTTGCATTGAAG ACAGTGCAATTTCTTCATAAGGTCTTTGTGCAGCTGTCTGTGGATATTTTCTTTATAGACTGGGAAAGACCTCGCGGTAAAGCCAGTAAACATGTGGATG GGTCTGGTGAGGGAAAGAGTCAAGCATCTCCCGTTAGTATCTGGAGAACATACTTTGTGGCCAATGAGTGGAATGAGATTCAGACCTTTCGCAAGATCAGCCCAACTTTTCAGGTCATGGCTGTGCTCTTCTGTCTAGAG GTGGTGGGCTTTTCAAGCTTGGCCCTAAGGGATCCCTCGTCCAATCTCCGGCGATCTCCTGAGGCTTACACACCGCCATACAGCCTTATACTCCGCTATGGTTTGGCTTCTGCTTTGTGGCTCAGCATTGGCTTAATACAG ATGATATTCTTCACAGTGTTCCATGAGCGTTTCATTGAAGACAAGATTCGCCAATTTGTGGATCTATGCTCAATCAGCAAT ATCTCAGTGCTGCTGTTGTCTCATCGATGTTTTGGCTACTACATCCATGGACGTTCTGTTCATGGTCACGCTGACACTAACATGGATGAGATGAATATGAATCTGAAGCGAGAGGCG GATAATCTGTGTGGCCAGAGGGGACTGTTGCCCAACTCAGACACTCAGACATTTCAGATCTCAATTACCAACCGCCTACGAGCACAATATGACCGGATACTTGAGCCACTCACAAGG AGAAACGGGCCCTCAAGATTGATGGATGCTACAGCCAGTTCATGTGAGCAGAGCACAAAAGCATACCATACCATGAACCGATTCCTCGGCTCTGTCATCGATCAT GCACATCGTGAGATGGATTACATCGTGAAAGATAAGCTGCTGTTTGAGAGACTGGTCGGTATGGAGTTCATAGAGCcattggataaaagcatatTTTACAATG ATGATTCGCACTCTTTCGCAGATGTTCTTTTTTATGGTAATGAAGCTGTGCTGTTGATCTTTGACacgttgtttttctgtgtggtGGACATGGGCAGTCAGAACTTCATTCTTGCAGCAGTATTGACATATCTTCAACAACTg ATCTTCAGGCTAATCCGAAATGGAATAGGCCGCAGGAACCTCGCCACCAAAACTCTAGTTGACAAAAGATTTCTTATCTAG
- the LOC130558557 gene encoding uncharacterized protein LOC130558557 isoform X2, translating to MSTRRNARNVVETYFDGQHLSLYDLKEEEIDHRYLFKNNIPAYPESVEFDVKKVSHVTGRRGLEGIFEDLGFRQPSDTSHFLWWELSVTADDIRSAEERFLTSLFPRTRIRSQLPFLEYFTTSKAFQKESPYGNFRFTFSIRELLYHYGDQFCPGHSPVLRVYETVLYRREILYTIVVHPRYITLYDDYPRLPNDGEGVCGYANGSIWWRCQAPSETYKHRFNVNWKHRSVHVSPRNEQYYMWDHVCVAFHMEPGWVLHMNRDKLINRVNVCEVSAPCLLNPPETPLSLNEAKNILTNF from the coding sequence ATGAGTACCCGCAGAAATGCCCGAAATGTTGTAGAGACATACTTTGATGGACAGCATCTGAGCTTGTATGACCTAAAAGAGGAAGAAATAGATCACAGGTACCTGTTCAAGAACAACATTCCTGCTTATCCTGAATCTGTGGAATTCGATGTAAAGAAGGTGTCTCATGTCACTGGGAGACGTGGTCTTGAAGGTATTTTTGAGGATTTGGGATTTAGACAGCCATCAGATACATCCCATTTCCTCTGGTGGGAATTGTCAGTCACAGCTGATGACATCCGCTCAGCTGAGGAAAGGTTTCTGACATCATTGTTTCCTCGGACCCGAATTCGCAGCCAGTTACCCTTTCTTGAGTACTTCACCACCTCAAAGGCCTTCCAGAAAGAGTCTCCCTATGGAAATTTCCGCTTCACATTCTCAATAAGAGAGCTCCTGTATCACTATGGTGATCAGTTCTGTCCCGGCCACAGTCCAGTTCTACGTGTTTATGAGACTGTGTTGTACCGGCGAGAGATTCTATACACCATCGTAGTGCATCCTCGTTACATTACTCTTTATGACGATTATCCTCGGCTTCCTAATGATGGTGAAGGGGTGTGTGGGTACGCTAATGGGTCCATATGGTGGCGCTGTCAGGCCCCTTCTGAAACCTACAAGCATAGGTTTAATGTAAACTGGAAGCATCGCAGTGTTCATGTAAGTCCTCGTAATGAACAGTATTATATGTGGGATCATGTGTGTGTAGCCTTCCACATGGAGCCTGGTTGGGTGTTGCATATGAATCGGGACAAGCTAATTAATAGAGTGAATGTGTGTGAAGTGTCCGCACCCTGCCTCCTAAACCCCCCGGAGACTCCACTGAGTTTAAATGAGGCTAAGAATATTCTTACCAATTTTTAA
- the LOC130558558 gene encoding uncharacterized protein LOC130558558 isoform X3, protein MSTRRNARNVVETYFDGQHLSLYDLKEEEIDHRYLFKNNIPAYPESVEFDVEKVSHVTGRRGLEGIFEDLGFRQPSDTSHFLWWELSVTADNIRSAEERFLTSLFPRTRIRSQLPFLEYFTTSKAFQKESPYGNFRFTFSIRELLYHYDDQFCPGHSPVLRVYETVLYRREILYTIVVHPRYITLYDDYPRLPNDGEGVCGYANGSIWWRCQAPSETYKHRFNVNWKHRSVHVSPRNEQYYMWDHVCVAFHMEPGWVLPMNRDKLINRVNVCEVSAPCLLNPPETPLSLNEAKNILTHF, encoded by the coding sequence ATGAGTACCCGCAGAAATGCCCGAAATGTTGTAGAGACATACTTTGATGGACAGCATCTGAGCTTGTATGACCTAAAAGAGGAAGAAATAGATCACAGGTACCTGTTCAAGAACAACATTCCTGCTTATCCTGAATCTGTGGAATTCGATGTAGAGAAGGTGTCTCATGTCACTGGGAGACGTGGTCTTGAAGGTATTTTTGAGGATTTGGGATTTAGACAGCCATCAGATACATCCCATTTCCTCTGGTGGGAATTGTCAGTCACAGCTGATAACATCCGCTCAGCTGAGGAAAGGTTTCTGACGTCATTGTTTCCTCGGACCCGAATTCGCAGCCAGTTACCCTTTCTTGAGTACTTCACCACCTCAAAGGCCTTCCAGAAAGAGTCTCCCTATGGAAATTTCCGCTTCACATTCTCAATAAGAGAGCTCCTGTATCACTATGATGATCAGTTCTGTCCCGGCCACAGTCCAGTTCTACGTGTTTATGAGACTGTGTTGTACCGGCGAGAGATTCTATACACCATCGTAGTGCATCCTCGTTACATTACTCTTTATGACGATTATCCTCGGCTTCCTAATGATGGTGAAGGGGTGTGTGGGTACGCTAATGGGTCCATATGGTGGCGCTGTCAGGCCCCTTCTGAAACCTACAAGCATAGGTTTAATGTAAACTGGAAGCATCGCAGTGTTCATGTAAGTCCTCGTAATGAACAGTATTATATGTGGGATCATGTGTGTGTAGCCTTCCACATGGAGCCTGGTTGGGTGTTGCCTATGAATCGGGACAAGCTAATTAATAGAGTGAATGTGTGTGAAGTGTCCGCACCCTGCCTCCTAAACCCCCCGGAGACTCCACTGAGTTTAAATGAGGCTAAGAATATTCTTACCCATTTTTAA
- the LOC130558558 gene encoding uncharacterized protein LOC130558558 isoform X1: protein MFLQLTTAFLTSEKVAPPHCTDCTLGFQPTSCIDSVLEQDTTVKAICYQRRFHLQIVCRTIRMDCRKNDRGHEEQFYKGRHLKLNELREMDCSNEYLYKPHIPNYPKNVQFQVSHLRHDTNVSGLFGIMESCGFKKQGFSGRPNLVWWSLDISKRDITETENQYLQENRFDPGKSFLHHFTSSPAFLSSSRLGNFRFSMSIDELLQFYKNQFCEGQEPDIRVFETVVYKQEVMYVIVIHGPDARDLFSEYPLLQDTPDAVCVLRGNTIIWRAQAMSKTHRFRLSRYMKAHRLFKKQHQYYVWDHIGVAFHVPHGEVFSFSKEKLLESLWLCNGAEPKTNKEEFVKCDFFRIRPE from the exons ATGTTTCTTCAGTTGACGACTGCATTCCTGACTTCTG AAAAGGTTGCCccgcctcattgcacagactgcACTTTGGGGTTCCAGCCCACCAGTTGCATTGACTCGGTGTTAGAACAAGACACAACTGTGAAAGCAATTTG CTACCAGAGGAGGTTTCATCTTCAAATCGTCTGCCGAACTATAAGAATGGATTGTCGGAAAAATGACAGAGGACATGAGGAACAATTCTATAAAGGGCGGCACCTGAAGCTTAATGAACTCAGAGAAATGGATTGTTCGAATGAGTACCTTTATAAACCTCATATCCCAAACTACCCTAAGAATGTGCAGTTTCAAGTGTCACACCTTCGCCATGACACTAACGTCAGTGGATTGTTTGGCATCATGGAAAGTTGTGGGTTCAAAAAGCAAGGTTTCTCAGGAAGACCAAATCTGGTGTGGTGGAGCCTGGACATTTCAAAAAGGGATATTACAGAAACTGAGAATCAGTACTTACAAGAGAACAGATTCGACCCTGGTAAAAGTTTCCTGCACCACTTCACTTCCTCCCCAGCGTTCTTGTCATCATCTCGCCTGGGGAACTTCCGCTTCAGTATGTCGATCGATGAGCTGCTACAATTCTACAAGAATCAGTTCTGCGAGGGCCAGGAGCCTGACATTCGTGTTTTTGAGACGGTGGTTTATAAGCAGGAAGTGATGTACGTTATTGTGATTCATGGTCCTGATGCACGAGATCTGTTCTCTGAGTATCCTCTACTTCAGGATACCCCAgatgcagtgtgtgtgttgcgtggCAATACCATTATTTGGCGTGCACAGGCAATGAGTAAAACGCATCGTTTCAGGCTGTCTCGTTACATGAAAGCACATCGGTTGTTTAAGAAACAACATCAGTACTATGTGTGGGATCACATTGGAGTCGCATTCCATGTTCCGCATGGTGAGGTTTTCAGCTTCAGCAAAGAAAAATTGCTTGAGAGTCTCTGGCTCTGTAATGGAGCAGAGCCAAAAACTAACAAAGAGGAATTTGTGAAGTGTGATTTTTTTCGCATCAGGCCTGAATAA